aaggctccttttaaggtaatgccTTGTTTGAGaaagaagtaaaaaataaaccgcctacaaatgcacacacacgaAATGAGAAAACAGctcatgaacatgtgaagattttccagcaaggttaaagcagaaaaacttaacatacacctgttgtttaatgatgaagtttatccattactaacaaataaactttctgggttgcaggacaacttAACTTCCAAAAGAAAGacactggtatgaccaaccagcgatgaaacaacaaatttagtggttaagagtcaaattgtgagatgttttctgctgattgaataatagaagtgattactgaaggaaggaaattgctttttgggcttttaaacatgatcttaagaatttTAACATGtacctgtgttgtcctgtcaacttggtgggttatgagttgattatatggtaagaaaaaacaaaaaagggggagagaaggctgacacagggcctggcccggtgtttctcccctctctgaataacacagccaaaacaacatcattttcctgttcgtctgtttttgtttgtttgttttttttttctctttatgtttaattacaggctgctttgacctggactcctgctctcccatCTACCATCTTtgacgtgaccctgaccaaatgctgcaacagctggacccataacaacaatctgaaaatgtcaacagtgctgcaggaaagcgatctcatgcagcagagacggagagcgtTAAATCCAAGGCTCGTTTCATTACACGGGGGAAAtttccagacagcttcagctgacagagctgtgacgagacgcccattAAGCCCGGATGAAAAGTGAGGCCAAGCAACAGAATGCTGACCTTAATAACTCTGCatttaacactgtgcaggacagtgatggaccaacacgaATCATCGGGCAGCACAAAGGGTgtgccagagacaggaggagcaactgaggtcaggaggcacctcagaatggacagaagcacaagaagaaaaaataagctGAAGGCACAGGTGTCGGGGCTCGGCCAGGAGCTGACTTCTGAGAAGAGCCGGACAGCGGAGCTGCAGAAGGCCTTGGAGCAAAGCAAGGAAAACATCAGTAAGCTTCAATATGACGTGTAGGGAAAAGACTCTGAGGTTTCTGCCCTCAGTAAGAGCTCAAGGCATCAGAGCAGAAACTGAGCATGGCTCAGGAGGAGCTGGACAAGGAGAAGATGAAGGTTTCACCTGCGATGAacatggacactggagaaaaggaCTGCCTGATTTGGGGCCAGAACCAGGACGGACTGAACTTTGAACAGCAGCAAGGGtggcaaacagactgaaatggaggagggcaggaccccagggcacgtttcaggccgtggtttacccagaacatcagaacaggaaagtgatgaacacaaacacacacaaacacacacgtctACATACGCTGACTCAGAATGAAgagaaatacacacatgaacacatatgcactcgttgattgagtgagaaatgacacgCACACAAATCGAAATGCTGATTCACTTTTAAAGTGATACACACATATacgctgatgcaatgaagaatgctttgctaacaaatgcttatgcttatatgcaaaatgcacacaaacatccaaatacataatttttaaaatgtgttttattattggttaaatgtgtttttttgtcaCCCAGAGGTCATTTATGTAGATTTAAGGGACAAGGTCTGAAAAACAGTCtagttatgaaaacaatgtctgtgcgtgatgtctgtttatggctcaaggccttGAATGAATTGTTTAGGGTGCTTGACACAGCCTGATGAGGTGCAGTGGTACAGAATGAAAAGGATGAATTAACGGTGTGAATTTATTTCGGAGCGCCACAGTTTCTGTGATTGAGATTTGATTGAAGGAGGAACAAAAGTTGCTACAGcacctgaggttctcattcccACACCATGTTGTTCCGGGAGGAAGAGAaacttttggttgatttttgggttTTGCTTAGCATTAGGTTGATTTTATCAGTGAtgtttgggttgttttctttctctaagagagagagagatggtttTATGCTTGAACATGTCTGCAACGGGCCCTAGTAAGAGTTATTTTAATAGTATTTGATTGGTTacgtttgtttttgcttttgttacagtgcactgagataagaaaatcggagaggtgtgatccaccggtggtgatattttgatattttgtgagtccatgatttaacaatcagctctttaaaccaggcctaacagattgaaatttaaagcgctatgaaatattcttactggaaacagttgcaaagtgtgcttctccatgattataatgggctctggagaaattcacttatatgggacaCTGATTACATCATAtagtcctgagtctaaaaggattgcagcgagtcaatccagtccaaaaaacaaggaattgtttcctttaaaatgatgacatcaTCGTGCTGGTGATGGATACTCGAATAGGTTGtgcgtgagactccattatcagcaacatctggtatgaatgtgtgtgaaggtATGCATGTGACTGGACCGTGATGGACTGACgactaaaagttttgactgactCGATACTGAGACAAAACGACACAgactttaggattagtaaatgtGGAGCAACAATTCACCCAGCCTGCAACAGATGGGtggatattttgttttgttttgtttttgcaggagcaggaggataagagagaGCAGAGGGGGAGACTGTAGTTTCACATTagagtgtggaactgcagacTTAACCCTTTGGTGGCTAATTTTGAGTTACTGATGTTTGCATtaagaaaattgtgttttattagctgtgttttgattaaagtaTCCCATCATATGGTTGGGAATGTCAAATGCTAAAGTGAAGAAAAGGTTTGATTTTGCTAATGACTGAACATGTTATTATTAACCATAGCAGGCCACTGTAAAAAGTcaattaacttttattttgaacccGTAACAGGGTCAAATTGGTTCACAATTATTTATGCTTCCTATATCGTCAAAGATATTTTAGGTTTAAACGTTCAGTGTGTACCAAGTGGTGAATACTTCCTGTCAGGCTGTGCAGAGTGTTTTCACAAGTTCTAAAGGCTCTTATATTTCTCGTGACTCTGTATAGACGGTTCAAGGAACCACTGACTCTGTTGTGGTTAACGGTCAGCAGTTGCACGGCTTTGACAAGATGAGAATGAAAAACAGGTGTTAACCTGTCATTGTCAACTTATTATTCTTTTGGCATTTAGCAGAtggctttattatttattcttatCTTTTATTCCCACAATCCCATATTATTTATTAGGAAACAGGCACATGAGATGCTCTGCCTTTACTAACATTGTAAGATGTTGTGAAGCTATATGAGACATGAGAAGATTTAAGATGATGAAAGgcctttatatttttacttatATTTAAGATTGATTACAGATAAACTGTACAAATGCTCACTGTATCATAACACTGTCCCATTTTTCTGTGCCCTGATATCTATATAGAATTGTTAATACTGAATTAAAGCCAAATGGCAACATCCAggactaaaaaaaaactttgcctGCTTAGAAGTGCAGTACCGCCAATGGCCACCTGAGGCTAGCACCAAAAGTGAAAAATGCAAACACTAAAAACCATGCTTACAAAAGACATATGGCACGACAAAATACCTTCATAACCTCTTGATATTATATTGCATAATATGAAGCAGTGTTGGGTTAATGCAGACAGAAATACATATTTCCTCTTGCACTGATAATTCTGAGTGATTAGTAATAGTGGCTGATACTaatatcaattcaattcatacAGCTGCACATctcaacagcagttgcctcgaGGTGCTTTctgctgtaaggtaaagaccatacaataatacagagaaaaccccaacaatgacACGATCCCAAGTACtcggcaacagtgggaaggaaaaactcccttttagcaagaagaaacctccaaaGAGGAACAGCCATCTGCCgcaggtgaggggaggaagataggacgattcccccccccccagatTCCTACATATAACCTTAAAGTTTTGACCTACATACAATATTCTCATTTCACTAAAAGTGTAAAGACAGGATACATGTATATATCACAGTGACTTTGCTGTTTCTCTGTAGGCTGTACAAACTGTTTTACAAATTGCAGAGGCTAAAATGTTTTGACATATGACATATAGACCACTTAAAACAGTAACATAGGACACCAATAGGAtttatatacattttcactTGTGATTTCACAGCTCTATAGTCAGCATGACGATATAAAGGGATGACATATTCACCAAACAAACATCAGCAGATCAATAATGACGCCTCAGTTCCATGGAGTACTCCGTCACTTTCTGAGTCTATCGAGTAGATGAATAAATAACATCTGGGTCCACTTCTGTGGCTGATGCAGGCCTGTGAGGACTTTCTGTTTTTGGATGAAATGTCACAGCTGCATAGTGCAGGTGCTCTGAGCTCTGCCTCTGTGAATAAGAACTGTCAGTCTCACAGCTGAGTAAAAAACTACTAACATTAACTGATAAAGAGTGTGAAGGACACAAAATGAAACACTTCACCTCTTCTTGTTGTAGATTCTTTCCTTCAGTGTGAACTACggcaaaaagtacaaaaaatttATGAGGTCGGTTGAATtctaatgttaaaaatgttactGTTGAAGGActtttaaaatagaaaatagtGGTTCTTCTTTTTTAAGCGTAATCATAAGAGACGCGTAAAAAtctgttacaataaaaataccTTTCTGAAGCTTTTTGATTTTAACAGTCAGACAAACGATGACTGTGATCAGGAAAACAGTCAGAACACCGAGGATCACACTCATCACATTTGGTAATCTGATAAAAGTGTCTGTGACAAAGAGAGAttataataaatgaaatgacaGCAGCTGTAGTTCATTAAGTGTGTGGTTCAGAATCTAACATCTTAAACTTTGACTCTTATTTTGATGAAattcaataaaacaaaatgaagacatCATTCTTACCTTGGACCACTAAATCTGTTGCTTCGACAATAACCGTACTCTTCTGTATTTTATATCCACAGAAATAAAGTCCAGAGTCCAATAAATCCACTTGTTTAATTTTGAGAAACACAGTGGATAAATTAGTGCTCATTTCAAATTTTCCATTTTGAAATCCATCGCAGAATGAAGCAGGTTCATCAGGTTTGAACATCACAGCGATACAGGTGAGTTTGGCTCTGTTGGTCACTCTGAACCAGAATATCTGTGTGGGAGAACTGGAAAAGTTGGAGCACAGCAGCGTGACTTCTTTTTCAGACTGAACCTCCAAAGGTTGTGATACAGGGATCcaacctgaaaaacaaaagaaaataaataaacccaaACATTAAAGCAACAGAATCTTAATCAACAGAATCAGCTGGTTCTGTGGAGTAAATGAGTTCCTGTCCTTACTGAGGGTGCAGACAAGTAAAACTGTTAGAGAGTCAAAGTTCCTCATTGTGCACACGATGACCCTGAAATGGTGCTCTACAACAAGTTCTTATATGGTGATCTGAAGAGGTGTGGTTTTTAGTATCTGTGTGTGCTGTACAATACATCTGTGAAAGAAAATCACACCCCCCAGAAAGTTTAACCCTAACAGTAAACCAAGAGACAAAGATTGTGATTGTTCGCATGTAGACTCTCAAACCACTGTTGAAATAGTTTCTCTAATCtgctcattaaaaacaaacctcTCAGAAAGTCCCAGTACAATTCCACATTAACAGTCTTGGAACTGGGGTTACAGATGAGCTTGAAGAACACAGCaaccaaattaaaataaattcagcGATCCTGACAGGTTTGAgggtttgtctgtctgtctctctctctgaaaGCCATCTCTCTAAGCCTGATTTACACATTTCTGGAGGATCTTTGTGGCTGCCCTTGTGCTGGCTATGTGTTAATTATTTTGTGACTGTGTCCTGGTTTTATACGTGGTgccaatcaaaagaaaaaagtaaaatgctgggactttttcctttctgtctccccactttcagtttattttaggGGTGTTATTCTGTCACTGCTATATTCAAAAACTGCAGTGAAGAAGTATCCAAAAATGCACAGGAAGTGTGGACAGTACTGAACACGCTGTAGTAGCTGCAGGCTGCATCAACCTGGTGTGGATTTGTGGACGTGGATTGATGCTGACTTAAGCATAAATCACCAGTAATTCTCGGGTGCAGCTGTGGGCAATCATTCCTTGTTCCTTTTTCTGAAGGTTATTTCTCACCATGGCAGGCAGCAGGCCCCATTCGAAACATGCTAATGCTAGTGCTGTTTGCCCAATAACTTTGTCAGCCTCCTGGTTCGCCTGAGGATTTTCACAACCACTGCTAGCTATTCTTACCTAAACCTTCCAGCTGATTTCTGAAGCTGAAAAGGAAAGTACTTACCAGTAATTTACCTGCTTGCCCATTCTCCTGCACTCTGAGCAGCGGCATTTCGTCTGCTTGCCAGTTACACCAGATTCTCTgattaaaaagcaaacaagtaAGGCCTCAAAACCAAATCACAAATATTTCAAGAACTTTTTGAACTCACCTTGACCATTCCTAACATCTCTTCTCTGGAGGAGCTCTGTCTTTCATTCCTGTTAGGTAGTAAATTTATTCAAGCCACTTCCCTCTTCCCGTTAAACTCATTCTTTCTTGTAAATAAGACGTGTGACAGGTGCAGTTGGTCTGAGTGTTTTCTTAGTCCAATAAACAGTCAGGTTTACACATTTCATGTGTAGAACAGAGGAATTTTTTGGACTGCATACAGTCCCACTACAAACCTCGTCTCTCACAGTATCAGGAAGTCATCTCACTGGTCCCAAAGTCAGGGTTGTAAAAATCTGAGACTTCATCATGTAAATGGTCCAGAATTATATAAGGACTCAGAATGTGAAATGACTGGAATCTACAGAAGATTTATAAACGCACACTATTACAGTAAGCTTATTCTGACAGTACAGATCAAAAATATAACACCCCACCTTATGTCTCAATTTTGATTGATGACCCTagccttgaccttttgacccctcccctcccccaccgGAAGTGTGTAATTTGATCCCCCCTCCCCCACAGGAAGTGTGTAATTTGATCCCTAAGCGTGACAAATTGCATCAGCGGCTTGTGTCAAAATCTGATTGATGACCCCTCCCCCACCGGAAGTGTGTAATTTGATCCCTAAGCGTGACGAATTGCATCAGCGGCTTGTGTCAAAATCTGATTGatgacccctcccctcccccacagTAAGTGTGTAATATGATCCATAATCGCgccatgagaaaaaaaataaaaaaagtttttagagggagggaggagaataaaaacagagagggcgGCGCACTATGCGCAGACAGCAAGATGGATCCTTTCATTCTGCAGCCCTGTGTTCCTCTGTACTTGGACGGGGAAGAGATCTGCTCTGCGGAGGCCGTAAGCATGGGAGGCAGCAGCGGCGAGTGGTCTTCGTCGATTATCAGCGACACCCCCGTCACCGTCTACAGTAACAGATCGGAAGCAGCCGATGCTCCGCGGAAAGAAGGGAGAAATAAGGAGGTCTTTATGTTTCGCAGCCAGATAGCGGCTCCGAGGAGCTTGCGGGGAGAATGGACTCTGCCTATTGAGGGCTGTGGAAAGTGGGGCTACATCTCCGAGTATGACGTATTCAAATACAGCATATTTACTATTGAAGGCCTCGATTTCGACCTTTTGACCCTACCAGAAATACTCCGGAAGTGTCTAGTCATTTTCAGACCTGTTGCTTCATGTTCCATAAGCATGAGGGGAGGGGTACGGTTGCTGAGGAGATCAGAGAGGGAGGGTTCCCAAAGCATAGGGGTGAAGCAGCTGCTGAGTCAGTGCTGTATAGAGAGACAGAGCGGCAGTTAATTTTCCACAAACTCATAGTTTGAATTCTGTTTCAGTATTATGAcaattttctctgtatttctttttacaatattttactttcttatatgacaggcacaataaaataaaaaaactttgAGATTATCTGACTAGTAACggattacatatatatatatatatagtgcgGGTAGAGATAAGCTACACCAGCGCTTGTAATGGGAAAAGAAAATAGTGACTTCCTATTGGCTGTAGAGAACCATTTCTTTCAATAgtattttactttcttatatTACAGACGCAATAAAGAACCTTTAAGATtatctgcctagcaacaaatTGCATTTTTATAGAGTGGGGTGGAGGCAGGCGCTTGtaatgaaaagaagaactttctaTCCGCTTGTAACCTACAGACCACCCACCTCGTATGTGTAAACCTTAGAGGAAAAAAAGCGCAGCGCACATCTTCAGAAATCGGCCTTacttaaacaattaaaacaccagctattttggttttgtgcagccactccttctcagaccaaagtaaagagtttttcttcattttttgagCTACTTTTATAATGGGTTTTCTCAATAGACAGAAACCCTAAAAGAAAACGCCTTGTTTTTACGCATATCGAGGAGGAGTCAACAACCCCTCTAATCGTTATTAGTATTTCTTAATGCCTCCAGCCAAGCAAAGAATTTCATATTGGCCTCAACTCAATGTACGTGTAAAATAACCCTtagtgaaaaaaaagcacagcgcACATATTGAGAACTTGAATAAGTTCCGTCGGTTCATTACCTCCGAGAGATCGGGATGCTTCCTCCATCTCGTACCATAAAcgtattagaaaaaaaaaaccccagagaatttattattttggtaagagtgagagagagaatcGAACAAACTTTTCTACAACACGATataccactccgggtcaggaggGGCGATATAGCACGGACCGGTCAGATGACTACGCCGGATAGAAGCATAACCGGAAGCGTGGCAGGGAGTttccctttgaccttcatcctgCTCCATGATCAGCCGTTAAAACTTTCCCCAATATTGTAACAACAAAGTTAGTTTTTTAAGATCAGACAGGTCCCAAAACATTCCTCACACACAGTCACTGAATTAGCATCTGTGGCACAAATAAGCTTCAGggactgacttgttttttaGAACCGACCTTTTGACACTTGGATGTTGGCTTAATTTTTACACAAAGAGAAATTTGAccctaataaaaaaaacatggtgaATACTTACCTCAACTTTGATGGGGGTTTTTCACAgctatttatttagaaaaaagtaaaacaaggaCACAATTAATGCACATTGCAGAGTACATGAATGGGAATTCCTCCTCTCTATACTTACACTGCTCCCTAACAAATGCCGAGTCATCGTCTCCATATTGTGTCCCACTTTTCAAGTTTCATTGAAGTGTGCACAAGATGTAAAACAATGTATTAGTTTTTTAAGTCCCCGGTCTAACAAGATGCCATTCATTTAGGAGACTaatcattttttgattttaaattgtgctaacgcagtaacattaaaaataaaacatattagaactcttttttgttgttgttgttgttgttggacaCAAGAACAACTCAAGCATCTTTTTTTCGGGAGCCGAACTAGGGCTTACAAGTTTGCCGTGCCCCTGGGGACCAGTGCGAGGTTGTGCTGCAGATGCTGGCGTGGAGGGTCCAGACACTCCCACAGCGCAGACTTTGCTATCCGCACAGAGCTTTTCTGGTGTGTCTCATGCAAAAGAGACAATACAGCTCACGGTAAGCCTGTCCTTTATAAATATCTCTTTGATTattcaaacagtgtttaaattgtgactccaaaaacattttatctatgttaaaatatacagatgtatatatttcaagttttttaGCTTAAACAGACTCTTGAGCAAATCCGTAATGGCATAACCAGTGTGCAGCCTAATGTACATCTTTTAAGTGTATGTTAATCGGTACATGAAGCGTACCTCTGAAAAGAGTCCATCATTTGtgaatttacttatttattttttaaccgcagttgatgaaattattgtagaaaatgtctttaaactatCGCTGTTCCTACTTATtgagctacttctttactatgtgaataaacaatttgaacgagaaaggatttaaagacacaaaagtaaaaaatttgTAATGAAATTTATGTGACCGTTCTCCGACAGAGTGAAAATCCAAGAGCTGCTGCAAGCCTCTGCATTAAtgatctttctgtttctctcctgtgtgtgtgtgtgtgtgtgtgtgtggtcacaGAGGGAGGTCACGGCAAGAGTTCCCTGAGTTGACACGTATGAACCATAAAGTCAGTTTGGACTGAGGAGCAGTCGGTAAACTACATTCAGTGTAgacaaaattacttttttatccAAAGCATGCACAAGAATCCAAATCTCTGTATCACAATGATTTCATTAAAGCCTTATTATTTTATGGGGACAAATCACCGTAGATCATTAATAGGGAACAAAAAAGGAGGATCACATCAGCAATGGGAGACAGAAGTCTTGACACGTGCTTAtaacttaaaacacaaaaaacaaaaacagttacaGCCGGTAAGATTTATGGTATGAACCAgacagaggttttttttctgcttttgttcactcctaGTGTGTGAttaacaaacaacaaccacagagcCCACTAACTATTAGCCGCTTTTACCCCCTAAACAGTCAGTTGACTGAGAGAAATGCAACCCATTATTGTGAACGCTGAAGGCTCCATAGTCAAACTTATATTTCCTTAACTTACATCCTATGTTCTGTTTAATCCCTTTGATGGAAAATTGGTTAAACCGTTGCTCAACTTATGTCTGAACGACGGCAGATAATTCTGATGAAACTGACCCCGTAAGCACTTTGCAGCTGAGTCGAGGGCTCGTGCACATAAGGTCAAGGAGGTGTCAGGCGTGAGTGCGGCCTGACATTCCATTTGGGACAGCTGACAGACACATTAGTgcaactgtgagcagcagctcctGTATACTGAAcataagaaaagtaatgtgtaatgcttctttttttaaaagccaagaTTCCAGGGCTCGTGCTTATATGGTTCAAAAACAGGTTAGTTTAGCGATCGTGTAACTGTGTCCTTGACCTTTTTACCGGTTTGAGGAGTTGGTTCCCTGGTCCAGATATTTGGGGATGGTTCAAATGCCGAGTctccaaatgcaaacaaaaggatATTTTCCAcgttatttcttaaatgtgtatgaatgAGATCGGATGATGTCCGATAAAAGTAATAAAGGATAaatgtaaatcagttttttaaCTGTGCAGACCCACTCCAGTGAAAGCGATAAAAAACTATCATGACT
The sequence above is a segment of the Oreochromis aureus strain Israel breed Guangdong linkage group 3, ZZ_aureus, whole genome shotgun sequence genome. Coding sequences within it:
- the LOC116317507 gene encoding uncharacterized protein LOC116317507 isoform X2: MRNFDSLTVLLVCTLSWIPVSQPLEVQSEKEVTLLCSNFSSSPTQIFWFRVTNRAKLTCIAVMFKPDEPASFCDGFQNGKFEMSTNLSTVFLKIKQVDLLDSGLYFCGYKIQKSTVIVEATDLVVQDTFIRLPNVMSVILGVLTVFLITVIVCLTVKIKKLQKVHTEGKNLQQEERQSSEHLHYAAVTFHPKTESPHRPASATEVDPDVIYSSTR
- the LOC116317507 gene encoding uncharacterized protein LOC116317507 isoform X1, producing the protein MRNFDSLTVLLVCTLSWIPVSQPLEVQSEKEVTLLCSNFSSSPTQIFWFRVTNRAKLTCIAVMFKPDEPASFCDGFQNGKFEMSTNLSTVFLKIKQVDLLDSGLYFCGYKIQKSTVIVEATDLVVQDTFIRLPNVMSVILGVLTVFLITVIVCLTVKIKKLQKVHTEGKNLQQEEVKCFILCPSHSLSVNVSSFLLSCETDSSYSQRQSSEHLHYAAVTFHPKTESPHRPASATEVDPDVIYSSTR